The Petropleomorpha daqingensis genome includes a window with the following:
- a CDS encoding HdeD family acid-resistance protein — translation MAANVSSSYTDATPSKHTGVRVAVGLLGLAALVIGIVLLFNPVAAAKTLALLIGLSLLIGGLLEIAVGWDSGRRWASVVLGAILVIGGILAAAWPGATLFTVAFITGLSLIVHGAVRVGVAIVARREIPGWGWLALAGAVNVLIGVIAIAWPQATVFVLSFVLGLQIAVFGLLLLCAAFLRPGARTGAHTG, via the coding sequence ATGGCCGCGAACGTCTCCAGCTCCTACACGGACGCCACGCCGTCCAAGCACACCGGCGTGCGCGTCGCGGTCGGCCTGCTCGGCCTGGCCGCCCTGGTCATCGGGATCGTGCTGCTGTTCAACCCCGTCGCCGCCGCGAAGACGCTGGCCCTGCTCATCGGGCTCTCGCTCCTGATCGGGGGCCTGCTCGAGATCGCGGTCGGCTGGGATTCCGGTCGCCGGTGGGCGTCGGTCGTGCTCGGCGCCATCCTCGTGATCGGCGGGATCCTCGCCGCGGCGTGGCCCGGGGCCACGCTGTTCACCGTCGCCTTCATCACCGGGCTCTCGCTCATCGTGCACGGCGCGGTCCGGGTCGGGGTCGCGATCGTGGCCCGGCGCGAGATCCCCGGCTGGGGCTGGCTCGCCCTGGCCGGCGCGGTGAACGTCCTCATCGGCGTCATCGCCATCGCCTGGCCGCAGGCAACCGTGTTCGTCCTGTCCTTCGTCCTCGGCCTGCAGATCGCCGTCTTCGGGCTGCTGCTCCTCTGCGCGGCCTTCCTGCGACCCGGAGCGCGCACCGGCGCGCACACGGGCTGA
- a CDS encoding SHOCT domain-containing protein, translating to MGLLRGMARTAVVAGTATAVSNRVSRRQANRWANQEAQSAPQEYYSDPAPAPQAPAGTDTNTKLAQLRELGQLHDSGVLDDAEFELQKSRILNS from the coding sequence ATGGGACTGCTCCGCGGGATGGCCCGCACCGCCGTCGTCGCCGGGACGGCGACCGCCGTGTCCAACCGCGTCTCGCGGCGTCAGGCCAACCGGTGGGCCAACCAGGAGGCGCAGAGCGCGCCCCAGGAGTACTACTCCGACCCCGCGCCGGCGCCCCAGGCACCGGCCGGGACCGACACCAACACCAAGCTCGCCCAGCTGCGCGAGCTCGGGCAGCTGCACGACTCCGGCGTCCTGGACGACGCGGAGTTCGAGCTGCAGAAGAGCCGGATCCTCAATTCCTGA
- a CDS encoding DUF1269 domain-containing protein: MATMTVWKFPTAEGAAVAEATLKDLQRQELIQIHDAAIVSYPAGAKKPKTRQLASLAGAGALGGAFWGMLFGLIFFIPLLGLAIGAGIGALTGSMTDVGIDDSFIKKMREEIQPGTSALFVLSSNAVVDRVKEAFEGQHMVLVESNLSREQEDKLHEVFSDEEATATA; this comes from the coding sequence ATGGCCACGATGACCGTCTGGAAGTTCCCCACCGCCGAAGGAGCGGCCGTCGCGGAGGCGACGCTGAAGGACCTGCAGCGCCAGGAGCTGATCCAGATCCACGACGCCGCGATCGTCAGCTACCCCGCCGGGGCCAAGAAGCCCAAGACCCGTCAGCTGGCCAGCCTGGCCGGGGCGGGCGCGCTCGGTGGCGCCTTCTGGGGCATGCTCTTCGGCCTGATCTTCTTCATCCCGCTGCTCGGCCTGGCGATCGGCGCCGGCATCGGCGCGCTCACCGGCAGCATGACCGACGTCGGGATCGACGACTCGTTCATCAAGAAGATGCGCGAGGAGATCCAGCCCGGCACCTCCGCGCTGTTCGTCCTGTCGTCGAACGCCGTGGTCGACCGGGTGAAGGAGGCCTTCGAGGGCCAGCACATGGTGCTCGTCGAGAGCAACCTGTCCCGCGAGCAGGAGGACAAGCTGCACGAGGTGTTCTCCGACGAGGAGGCCACCGCGACCGCCTGA
- a CDS encoding glutamate decarboxylase: MAVWKSRRPDEEQALLPRFTRSGMVEVPRDRIPDHVMLPQTAYQIVCDEVMLDGNARFNLATFVTTWMDEEADRLYTATADKNMIDKDEYPQTAEIEARCVRMLGDLWHAPHAEQSVGTSTTGSSEGCMLAGLAMKRRWQQARQEAGKPTDRPNIVMGGNVQVVWEKFANYWEVDPRYVPLEGNVFHLTADRLLEHVDENTIGVVAVLGSTMDGSYEPVQEICAVLDEYERSTGVSVPVHVDAASGGFIAPFLQPEVVWDFRLPRVVSIQASGHKFGLVYPGVGWVLWRDAEHLPESLVFHVNYLGGDMPTFALNFSRPGAQVVLQYYQFLRLGKEGYGLVQRTCQDVAVHIARTLKTMPEFDVISDGTDLPVVTFALAPEVTKYDVFDLSRKLRESGWLVPAYTMPPKREDLAVLRVVVRNGFSHDMAELFLRDLRTALRWLDDLASPMPHEVQPSGFHH, translated from the coding sequence ATGGCCGTGTGGAAGAGCCGGAGGCCCGATGAGGAGCAGGCCCTGCTGCCGCGGTTCACGCGCAGCGGGATGGTCGAGGTCCCGAGGGACCGCATCCCCGACCACGTCATGCTCCCGCAGACCGCCTACCAGATCGTCTGCGACGAGGTGATGCTCGACGGGAACGCCCGGTTCAACCTGGCCACCTTCGTCACCACCTGGATGGACGAGGAGGCCGACCGGCTCTACACCGCGACCGCCGACAAGAACATGATCGACAAGGACGAGTACCCGCAGACGGCGGAGATCGAGGCGCGGTGCGTGCGCATGCTCGGGGACCTGTGGCACGCCCCGCACGCCGAGCAGAGCGTCGGCACCTCGACGACCGGCAGCTCCGAGGGCTGCATGCTCGCCGGGCTGGCCATGAAGCGCCGCTGGCAGCAGGCGCGCCAGGAGGCCGGCAAGCCCACGGACCGCCCGAACATCGTCATGGGCGGCAACGTGCAGGTCGTGTGGGAGAAGTTCGCCAACTACTGGGAGGTCGACCCGCGCTACGTCCCGCTGGAGGGCAACGTCTTCCACCTCACCGCCGACCGGCTGCTCGAGCACGTCGACGAGAACACCATCGGCGTCGTGGCGGTCCTGGGCTCGACCATGGACGGCAGCTACGAGCCGGTCCAGGAGATCTGCGCCGTCCTGGACGAGTACGAGCGCTCGACCGGCGTCTCGGTGCCGGTGCACGTCGACGCCGCCTCCGGCGGCTTCATCGCGCCGTTCCTGCAGCCCGAGGTGGTCTGGGACTTCCGGCTCCCCCGCGTGGTCTCGATCCAGGCGTCCGGCCACAAGTTCGGCCTCGTGTACCCGGGGGTGGGCTGGGTCCTCTGGCGCGACGCCGAGCACCTGCCCGAGTCCCTCGTCTTCCACGTGAACTACCTGGGCGGCGACATGCCGACCTTCGCCCTCAACTTCTCGCGGCCGGGCGCGCAGGTGGTGCTGCAGTACTACCAGTTCCTCCGGCTCGGCAAGGAGGGCTACGGGCTGGTCCAGCGCACCTGCCAGGACGTCGCCGTGCACATCGCCCGGACGTTGAAGACCATGCCGGAGTTCGACGTGATCTCCGACGGCACGGACCTCCCCGTCGTCACGTTCGCGCTCGCTCCCGAGGTGACGAAGTACGACGTCTTCGACCTGTCCCGGAAGCTGCGCGAGAGCGGCTGGCTGGTGCCGGCGTACACGATGCCGCCCAAGCGCGAGGACCTCGCCGTGCTGCGGGTCGTCGTCCGCAACGGCTTCTCCCACGACATGGCCGAGCTGTTCCTCCGCGACCTGCGCACCGCGCTGCGCTGGCTGGACGACCTTGCCTCGCCGATGCCGCACGAGGTGCAGCCGAGCGGGTTCCACCACTGA